A DNA window from Fragaria vesca subsp. vesca linkage group LG3, FraVesHawaii_1.0, whole genome shotgun sequence contains the following coding sequences:
- the LOC101292778 gene encoding serine/threonine-protein kinase HT1-like, whose protein sequence is MEEEAYSWIRRTKFSHRFDSHRHDDSRLASIPLTFLDFQKEQKMAGLKSRPVAAAAPTRQKSTPSNSTIRRNSCVSSPTRQKSSPSNSMVRRNSRVSSPIGRPLTVNKQRSLSPLPQSNLSDVFKEAQTETKRFSTPHPRRIQSDKGIMGKLFRKESHAKGSHLAHSNSNTSPLRHLASMKVSDKSCKSKRKESPWAKYFDHGGGRVNAVDAADEYSVDLSKLFLGLKFAHGAHSRLYHGIYNEEAVAVKIIRVPEDDEGGELAARLEKQFNKEVNLLSRLHHTNVIKFVAACRKPPVYCVVTEYLDEGSLRAYLHKLECKSLPLEKLIAIALDIARGMEYIHSQGVIHRDLKPENVLIDKDFRLKIADFGIACEEVYCDSMADDPGTYRWMAPEMIKRKSYGRKVDVYSFGLLLWELVAGTIPYEEMNPIQAAFAVVNKNLRPVIPKGCPPAMRALIEQCWSLQPDKRPEFWQVVKVLEQFESSLAQDGTLTLVQNLTCQDHKKRMLHWIQKLGQHPNSSPKLGQHPHSTPMPKPKFS, encoded by the exons ATGGAGGAGGAGGCTTATTCATGGATTAGGAGAACGAAATTCTCCCATCGGTTTGATTCGCATCGTCATGATGATTCAAGATTGGCCTCAATTCCTTTAACCTTTCTAGATTTTCAGAAAGAGCAGAAGATGGCAGGGTTGAAGTCAAGGCCTGTAGCAGCAGCAGCTCCTACTAGGCAGAAGTCGACCCCCAGTAATTCAACGATTCGGAGGAACAGTTGTGTGTCTTCACCTACTAGGCAGAAGTCGAGCCCCAGTAATTCAATGGTTCGGAGGAACAGTCGTGTGTCTTCACCTATTGGTCGACCTCTAACTGTCAACAAGCAGAGATCTTTGTCTCCTTTGCCGCAGAGCAACCTTAGTGATGTGTTTAAGGAAGCTCAGACCGAAACAAAGAGGTTTTCAACACCACACCCTAGGAGAATACAATCAGATAAGGGAATTATGGGAAAGTTGTTCAGGAAGGAATCACATGCCAAGGGATCACATCTGGCGCATTCAAATTCGAATACTAGCCCTCTCAGGCACTTGGCTTCAATGAAAGTCAGTGATAAGTCATGCAAATCAAAGAGGAAGGAATCTCCTTGGGCCAAGTATTTTGATCATGGAGGTGGGAGAGTTAATGCGGTGGATGCTGCAGATGAATATAGTGTTGATTTGTCAAAGTTGTTTCTTGGTCTTAAGTTTGCTCATGGAGCTCATAGCAGGCTTTATCATGGGATTTACAATGAGGAAGCTGTCGCAGTTAAGATCATCAGGGTACCGGAAGATGATGAAGGTGGAGAGTTGGCAGCTCGATTGGAGAAACAATTTAACAAAGAGGTCAATCTTCTTTCTCGCCTCCACCATACAAATGTCATAAAG TTCGTTGCAGCTTGCCGAAAGCCTCCTGTTTATTGTGTGGTCACAGAATATTTAGATGAGGGTTCCTTGAGGGCTTACTTGCACAAACTTGAGTGCAAATCTCTTCCTCTAGAGAAGCTAATTGCCATTGCCTTGGACATTGCACGGGGGATGGAATACATCCACTCACAAGGAGTCATTCACCGGGACCTCAAGCCTGAGAATGTTCTTATTGATAAAGACTTTAGGCTGAAAATTGCTGATTTTGGCATAGCATGTGAGGAGGTATACTGTGATTCGATGGCTGATGACCCTGGAACTTACCGTTGGATGGCCCCTGAGATGATTAAGCGCAAATCCTATGGGCGAAAGGTCGATGTCTACAGTTTCGGACTCCTTTTGTGGGAACTAGTAGCTGGAACAATCCCTTACGAGGAAATGAATCCCATTCAAGCTGCTTTTGCAGTTGTGAATAAG AATTTGAGGCCAGTTATTCCAAAGGGCTGTCCACCTGCTATGCGAGCCTTGATCGAGCAATGCTGGTCGTTGCAGCCAGATAAAAGACCCGAGTTTTGGCAGGTTGTAAAGGTGTTAGAACAGTTTGAGTCTTCCCTTGCCCAAGATGGAA